Within the Agromyces ramosus genome, the region CACTCGAGCTCTACGCGCAGCCCAAGTACGGTGCGCGCAGCGCGTCGAGCGCGCTCAAGGAGTTCGAGAACGACCCCGTCAGCGGCAAGCCGATCAAGGTCAAGGACGGCCGCTTCGGCCCCTACGTCACCGATGGCACGACGAACGCGACGATCCCCCGGGCGGAGTCGGTCGAGGAGATCACGTTCGAACGCGCCGTCGAGCTGCTGCAGATCAAGCGCGACAAGGGCCCCGCGGCTCCTCGGGCGAAGCGCGCCACGACGAAGAAGGCACCGGCGAAGAAGACGGCGACGAAGAAGTGAGTCCGACGGGCCTCTTCATCACCCTCGAAGGCGGCGACGGCTCGGGCAAGACCACGCAGGCCGAGCGGCTCGCCGAGTGGCTCGCGGGCGAGGGCCGCACGGTGCTGCGCACCCGTGAGCCAGGGGGCACCGAGGTGGGAATCGAGGTGCGCGAGATCGTGCTGCACCATCGGGGCGACATCACGCCGCGCGCCGAGGCGCTGCTCTACGCGGCCGACCGTGCGCACCATGTCGCCACGGTGGTGCGCCCCGCGCTCGGGCGCGGCGACGTGGTCATCCAAGACCGCTACATCGACTCCTCGGTCGCGTACCAGGGTGCCGGACGCGTGCTCGACCCCGACGCCGTTCGCCGCCTTTCGGAGTGGGCCACCGAGGGCTTGCGCCCCGACCTCACGATCCTGCTCGACCTCGATGCCGACGCCGCGCGTGGCCGCCTCGACGAGGCGCGCACACGATTCGACCGGCTCGAGGCCGAGGCATCCGAGTTCCACGATCGCGTTCGCAGCGCCTACCTCGAGCTCGCGGCCGCGGAACCCGAGCGCTTCCTCGTCATCGATGCGGCACTGCCGGTCGACGAGATCGCGGCGGCGATCCGCGACCGGGTGGCCGGGCTGCTCTGAGCCCCGTCGACGCCACGGTCAGCGGCGGAAGGTAGCGTTGAATCGTGAGCGTATGGAGTGAGCTGACAGGGCAGGATGCCGCGATCGCCCTGTTCCGCGCCGCAGCGGAGTCAGCGCGCGCGCCGGCTGGCGCCGGCGCCCAGCAGATGACGCATTCCTGGCTCGTCACCGGCCCCCCGGGTTCCGGGCGCTCCAACCTCGCCTTCGCCTTCGCCACGGCACTCATCTCGGGCGACCCCGACGGCGACGCGACGACCCGCATCCAGGTCGAGGCCCGCAGCCATCCCGACCTGCACGTGCTCGCGACCGAGGGCGTCATCATCAAGCGCGACGACGTGCGCGAGATCGTGAAGCGCTCGCACTACTCGCCGTCGGTCGGCCGGCACCGCGTCATCATCGTCGAAGACGCCGATCGCATGACCGAGCAGACCTCGAACTTCCTGCTGAAAGAACTCGAAGAGCCGCCGGAACGCACCGTATGGATCCTCTGCGCGCCGAGCGAAGCCGACCTCATCCCGACCATCCGCTCACGGGTGCGCTCGGTGCGCCTGCAGGTGCCGAGCATCACGGATGTCGCGGCGCTCCTCGAGCGGCGCGACGGCGTCGATCCCGTGCTCGCCGAGCGCGCAGCACGCGAGGCGCAGAGCCACATCGGCATGGCGCACCGACTCGCCACGAACGACGAGGCGCGGCGCCGCCGCCGCGAGACGCTCGAACTCGCGCTCGCCGTGCGCTCTGCGGCGACCGCGGTCGCCACGGCAGCGCGCTTCCTCGAGATCGCCGGTGAAGACGCGAAGGCCATCACCGAGCTCCGCGACGCCGAAGAGCGCGCCAACGCCCTGCACTCGCTCGGCGTCGCGCCCGGCCAGGCGGTGCCGTCAGCGCTGCGCCCGCAGTTGAAGGCGCTCGAAGACGACCAGAAGCGCCGCGCGACGCGGAGCCTCCGCGACGGCATCGATCGCATCCTCGTCGACCTCTCCTCACTCTTCCGCGACATCCTGCTCGTGCAGCTCGCCGCCGACGTCGAGCTCGTCAACCGCGAGATGCTCGCCGCGATCGAGGCGGCTGCGGCATCCGCGAGTCCCGCCCGCACACTCGCGACGCTCGATGCCATCCAAGAGGCGCGCACCCGCATCGACGGCAACGTGGCGCCCGCGCTCGCGCTCGAGGCGATGCTCGTCTCGGCGATCCGACGACCGACCACCGAACGAGGGGCCGCATGACCGCCAGACCGACGCAACCGATCACGCGACGCATGCCCCGAGGCGGGCGTCGGGCGGCCGTCGCCGCAGGCATTGCAGCACTGCTGGCCCTCAGCGGCTGCTCGCCCTCGTTCTTCGGCTCCCCGCAGCAGCCCGATTCCACACCAACGGGCGAGCAGGTCGACGCCGAGCTCGAGCCCTTCTACACGCAGGTGCTCGAGTGGGAGTCGTGCGGCGAAGCGATGGGCTGCGCCACCGCCACGGCGCCGCTCGATTGGGAGAACCCCGACGCCGGCGAGATCGAGCTGGCGCTCGTGCGCCACCTCGCCACGGGCGATCGCATCGGCTCCCTGCTCGTGAACCCCGGAGGGCCAGGCGGCTCGGGCTACGACTTCGTGAAGGACACGCTCGCGTTCGCCGTCGGCGAGCCCCTGCAGCAGCGCTTCGACGTCGTCGGATTCGACCCCCGCGGCGTCAGTCGCTCGACCGCGGTCGCCTGCTACGACGACGCCGCGATGGACGAATTCCTCTACGGCGTCATCCCCGCCGAGCGCGGCAGCGACGAATGGATCACCGCGGCCGGCGCGAACGCTCGAGCCTTCGGCGAGGCCTGCAGCGACCAGACCGGCGACCTGCTCGCCAACGTCGACACCGTGAGTGCGGCTCGCGACCTCGACCTGCTGCGAGCGATCCTCGGCGATGAGGAACTCAACTACCTCGGCTATTCCTACGGCACCTTCCTCGGTGCGACGTATGCCGAGCTCTACCCCGAGAAGGTCGGCCGGCTCGTGCTCGACGGGGCGATCGACCCGTCGGCGAGCGACTTCGACGTGAACCAGGCGCAGGCGGTGGGTTTCGAGGGCTCGCTTCGCGGCTACCTCGAGCAGTGCCTTGCGGGCGACGACTGTCCATTCGACGGCACCGTCGATGCCGCCATGGACGAGGTCGGCCGCCTCCTGGCATCCGTCGACCAGAGTCCGCTGCGCGGAAGCGACGGGCGCATGCTGGGCGCAGACGCGCTGTTCACCGCGATCATCTACCCGCTCTACAGTCCCGATACGTGGCTCTACCTCAATGACCTGTTCGAGACGGTGATGTTCGGCGACGCCGACGTCGCGCTCACCTTCGCCGACGCCTACTACGGCCGTGACGCCGACGGCACCTACCTCGACAACTCCTTCGAGGCATTCCGAGCCGTCAACTGCCTCGATTACACGTACCAGTCCGACGTCGCGGTCATGCGCGAGAACGCGGCGCTGCTCGCCGAGGCGGCGCCGACGATGGGCCCGTACATGGCCTACGGTGATCTCGGCTGCGCGAACTGGCCGTACCGGGCCGAGCGCGAGCGCAGCCAGATCCATGCCGAGGGTGCGGCCCCGATCCTCGTGGTGGGCACCACCGGCGACCCAGCGACCCCCTACGACTGGGCCGTCGCACTCGCTGAGCAGCTCGAGAGCGGGGTGCTCGTCACCTACGACGGAGAGGGCCACACGGCGTACAACAAGTCGAATGCGTGCGTGAGCGACGCCGTCGAGTCGTACTTCATCGACGGCACGGTGCCGGCCGAAGACCCGAAGTGCTGAGCTCCCGAATGCAGCCGAGCGGCGCGTCGACTCGACGGGCGTGCGCCGACGCATCCGTGGTCATGACCGCCCCCGAAACCGGCTAACATAGATTCTCGTGCCAGCCGGTGCACTTCGTGTGAACCGGATGCCACGCCGCCTTAGCTCAGTCGGCAGAGCGTCTCACTCGTAATGAGAAGGTCGTGGGTTCGATTCCCACAGGCGGCTCCGCACACGCGAACGGCCCGGGTCTTCCGGGCCGTTCGTCGTTTCACCGCTTGAGTCGCCTTCGGCGGCTCAGATCGCCGCGAGGATCGCGTCCGCGTAGGCGGCGTAACCCGCCGCGTTCGGGTGGAATGCGTCGGGGGCGGGCGGCCCGACCAGCCAAGGATCGGCACTCCCGAGGCCGTGGCCGGCGAACTCCGACTCGACGTCCACGTACACGAAGTCGTCTCCCGCAGCCATGACGGTCGCCTCGATGACGTCGTTGAGCGCGGCCACTCCCGCGTTCACGAGCGCTTGCATCTGGTCGGCCGGGGCGTTCACGAGCAATGGATATCCGGTGACGATGACGGTCGCCTTCGGCGCTGCCGCATCGATCGCCGCGAGCGTCGCGCTGAGTGACGCGGCGAGCGGGCCGAGGTTCGCCTGAGCGGCCGCGATGGCGGCCAGGCACAAGTCGATCGGCCCGCCCAGGCAGGCCGCGCTGAGTGCATCGAGTCCGAGGTCGTTCGCTCCCACGGTGAGCGTCACGAGCTTCGTGCGGTGGTCGAGCCCCGCGAGCTGCGTCCGCACGACGTCCGTTGTGGACGCGCTGGCGCAGCCGCGCAGCGCGACGTGCACCATCCCCGGCCCGTCGGCAACGATCGAGGCATAGCTGTTCGGGCTCCGGAAGCAGGGGTCGAGGTACTCCCCGCCACCCACTCCGGCGGCATACGAGTCCCCGAGGGCGGCATACGCCACCTTGCCCGACGAGGACCCCGGCTGGCCGGGTGCAGCCTGCGCGGGGAGAGCGCTGAAGATCGCCGTACCGGCGATGAGGAATGACGCGCTGACGAGCGTCGCAAGACGCCGGGTTCTCGACTTCGTGGTCATGGGGCGCAGCGTACGCCGGCCGGAAAGGTGCCGCACCACCCAGTTCGGGGAGCGACTAGACCTCGTCGGTCCAGTCGTAGTCGACCGCCTTCGGAGGAGTGGTGTCGGTGCGGGCGACCGGCCACCTCGGCGCAAGCGCGGCGGTCAACCGGCGCAGGCGTTGCACGAGGGATTCGTCGGTGACCTCCTTGCCGGCACTCTCGACCGGTTCCCGTACCAACTGGCTCGCGGGGCCGAGCAGGAGGCTCGCGGTGCCGATGCTCCCGTCGGGATGCCTCACCGGGATATCCACGGATGCAGCAGTGCGCTGCTGGGCGAGTACCGCCGCGTACTCCATCAGGGCCTCAGCGATCTCGGTCCCTGTCACGAGCTCGTCACCGGCGTAGTGAATACGTTCCATAGTCCACCTTGAGATCAGCGATCGCGGTGCGTCAATCCCTTGCGCCGGATCACGGCGCGTGGCGTGTGAAGCGGGCGCAGGCGCGCCCGGACCATCTCGCCGACCCGGATAGGCTGTGCGGATGACGGATCGACTGCGCTGGGGCATTCTCGCAACGGGCGGCATCGCCCGCCTCTTCACGAACGACTTGAAGCTCAACGGCTTCACCGTGCAGGCGGTCGGATCACGCTCGCAGCAATCGGCCGACGCGTTCGCGGCGGAATTCGAGATTCCGACCGCCCACGGCAGCTACGAGGCGTTGGTCGCCGATCCCGACGTCGACGTCATCTACGTGTCGACGCCGCATCCGATGCACGCCTCGAATGCGATGCTCGCGCTCGAGGCGGGCAAGCACGTGCTCATCGAGAAGCCGTTCGCCGTCAACGCCGGCGAGGCGCAGGCCATCGCCGATCTCGCTCGTGCGAAGGGCGTGCTCGTGCTCGAGGCGATGTGGACCCGGTACCTCCCGCACATGGTGCGCATCCGCGAGATCATCGCAGCCGGCACCCTCGGCGAGGTGCGCACGCTCATGGCCGACCACACGCAGTTGCTCTCCGACGATCCCACGCATCGCATCAACGCGCTCGAGCTCGGCGGCGGCGCGCTGCTCGATCTCGGCATCTATCCGATCTCGTTCGCCTGGGATCTCTTCGGGGAGCCCGTCACCGTGCAGGCGACGGCGACGTTCAAGGGCACCGGCGCCGACGCGCAGGTGGCCACCGTCTTCGGATACGAGGGTGGCCGCGTCGCGTCGACGCTCTCGGCGAGCGACACGAAGGGGCCGAACGTCGCCTCCGTGCTCGGCACCCTCGCACGCATCGACATCGACGAGGTCTGGTACACCCCGACCTCGTTCCGAGTGGTGGCTGCCGACGGCACCGTGATCGAGGAATACAGCTCGGAGGTCGTGGGTCGCGGCATGCACTTCCAGGCCGAGGCCGTCGAGCGGCTCGTGGCCGAGGGCAACCTCACGGGCGACGTGCTCCCCATCGACGAGACGGTGGCGATCCTGGGCACCCTCGACGCGATCCGCGGGCAGATCGGGTTGCGCTACCCGGGCGAGTAGCCGGGCGCCCCCGATGCAGGTTCCGGTCAGGTTCATCATGGCTGATCCGCGTACAATTCCGGGGTGATCGACGAGTCGGATGCCGCGGGCGAGCCCACGACGCCCGTCGACCCCGCACCCGCCGCGTCGAGTGGCGGTGCATCCGCACCGAGCGCCGGTGTTCCTGACATCCGTGGCGACGTTCGCCAAGCAGCACAGGCTGGCGCTGGCGATGGCCGGCGGCGTGCTCGCCGTCGCGCTCCTCGGCACGGGGGCGGTGTTCGCCGGTTCGGCGCTGGCCCCTGATGGCGACGCCGACCCGGTCGCGGTCACTGCTCCCACGCCGACGCCGACGCCGACCGCCGACCCCGCGAGGCCCGTACCGGCCGCCGCCGCGCCGGCCAGCCGCATCCGCACGTGCTCCGTCGCCGACCGCGCCGCCGACGGTCGCCTCGCGAACCTGCAGGCGCAGGTGATGAACGCGGCGACCGGCGAGGTGCTGTACGACCGCGGTGGCACGACCTCGTCGAGGACCGCGAGCGTCATGAAGGTGCTCACCTCGGCGGCGGCGCTGGCGGTGCTCGGCCCCGACCATCGCGCCACGACGACGGTCGTCAAGGGTGCGGAGCCGGGCTCGGTCGTGCTCGTCGGCGGGGGTGACGTCACGCTCTCGCGCACGCCGAGCGGCACCGAGACGGTGTACCCCGGAGCGGCGCACCTCGATGAGCTCGCACGTCAGGTGCGCGACGCCTGGGCGGCCGACCCCTCGAATCCGCCGCTCACCAAGCTCGTGCTCGACGCGAGCTTCTTCAGCGGCGACGAGTGGGAGCCCAGCTGGGAGATCGCCGAGCGCGAGCTCGGCTACATGTCGAACATCACCGCCCTCATGGTCGACGGCGACCGCGACGATCCCGGCAGCAACACCTCGTGGCGCAGCCCCGATCCCGTGGGCCGCGCGGGCGATGCGTTCGCGGGTGAACTCGGCGGCATCAGCGTGATCGAGCGTGGAACCGCACCTGCCGGTGCGCAGCAACTCGGCCAGGTGGCATCACCGACCGTCGCGCAGCTCGTCGACAAGGCACTCGTCGTCTCCGACAACACCGTCGCAGAGATGCTCGCCCGCCTCGTCGCGATCGAGACGGGCTCGGGCAACACCTTCACGGCGATCAACGCCGGCGTGCTCCAGGGCCTCGCCGCATACGGCCTCGACACGACCGGCATCACCGTGGTCGACGGCTCGGGGCTGAGCGACAACAACGCGGTGCCGCCGTCGTACCTCACGCGGCTCTTCGTGAAGATCAATGCTCGCGAGGCCCACCTCGGCGTCATCATGGACGGCCTGCCCGTCTCAGGCCAGCGCGGGTCGCTCTCGTACAGCGACCGCTTCTCGGGTGACAGCGCGGTCGCCGATGGTGCGGTCTTCGCGAAGACCGGCTGGATCGACTCCGGCTATACGCTGTCGGGCGTGGTGCATGCTCAAGACGGCGCGACGCTCACCTTCGCGATCTACGCGCTCGGCGACGTGTCGGATGACACGAAGCAGGCGATCGACATCCTGACGACCGGCTTCTTCCTCTGCGGCGACAACCTCTCGAACCGATGACGCACGGTGCCGAGGTCGCGGCGCTCACCCGGCGCCTCGTCGCGATCGATGCGACGAACCCCTCACTCGTGCCCGGCGGTGCCGGCGAGCGGGAACTCGCCCACCTCATTGCCGAATGGCTCATCGCGCGCGGATTCGAGGCGCGCCTGCTCGGCGCCGACCCTGCCCGTCCGAGCGTGCTCGCGCGCCGGCGCGGCACGGGCGGCGGCCGAACGCTGCTGCTCGCCGGGCATCTCGACACGGTGGGCGGCGCGGGAATCGGCGCGGGCGAGGTGGGCCGGCCGGAGCGCGGCGGTCCGGTTGCCCCTGCCGACCGCATCGTCGGCCGTGGCGCGTACGACATGGCGGGCGGACTCGCCGCCGCGATGATCGCCGCGTCCACCGCACCCGCCGGGCTCCAGGGCGACCTCGTGCTCGCCTTTGCCGCCGACGAGGAGTTCGGGTCCGTGGGCATGGAGGAGCTGCTGGCGACGATGGGTGCCGACGCCGGCGTGGAGGCATCCGTCGACCGGCTACTGCCCGATGCCGCGGTGGTGCTCGAGCCGACCGACCTCGAGGTGACGCTCGCCCACCGCGGGTTCGCCTGGTACCGCGTCGAGTACGAGGGCCGCGCGGCACACGGCTCGCAACCCGCTCTCGGCATCGACGCGATCGACCGGGCGATCGACGGGCTCATCGCCCTGCGCGCGCTCGGTTCCCGGCTGGACGCCGCACCGGAGCATCCGCTGCTCGGCACCGGCAGTGTGCGGGTCGCGACGATCGAGGGCGGATCCGATGCCGCGACCGTCGCCGACCGGTGCGTGCTCGTGGTCGAACGCCGCACCCTGCCGGGGGAGGCCGACCCGCGTGCCGAGCTGGAGCGGGTGCTCGCGCCGTCGCAGCCGGAGCGCGTCGTGCCACTCGTCGCCCGGCCGGCGATGGAGGCCGACGCCGACTCGCCGATCGCCCGGGCGGTGCTGGCCGCCGTCGAGCGGGTGACGGGCCGACCGGCGGTGCGCCGCGGCGATCCCTGGTGGACCGACGCGGGGCTCATCGCCGAGGCTGGAATCCCGGCCGTGCTCGTCGGAGCGGCCGGTGGCGGCGCCCACGCCGACGAGGAATGGGTGTCGATCGACTCGCTTGATCGGCTCGTCGAGGTGCTCGAGGGGGTCATCCTGGCCATCTGCGGTCAGAATGGTAGCTAAGACGGAAGGAGCACTCGTGAGCCGCGCATTGTTCGTCATCGACGTGCAGAACGACTTCACCGAAGGCGGTGCACTCGGCGTCGACGGCGGCGCCGCCGTGGCGGCCGGCGTGACCGAGCTGCTCTCCCGTCACCGCGGCGAGTACGACCTCGTCGTGGCATCCCGCGACTGGCACTCGGCTGAGAACGACAACGGCGGGCACTTCGCGGTCGACGCCGAGCCCGATTTCGTCGACACGTGGCCGCCGCACTGCGTCGCCGGCACCGACGGCGCCGAATACCACCCGGCGCTCGACACCGAGCTGGTCGACGTGCACATCCGCAAGGGCCAGGGCGTTCCCGCGTACTCGATCTTCGAGGGCACGGATGACGCGGGCGACACGATCAGCGAAGTGCTCACCTCGCACGGAGTCACCGACATCGACATGGTCGGCATCGCGACCGACTACTGCGTGCGCGCGAGCACGCTCGACGCACTCGAGCACGGGCAGCACGTGCGCGTCTTCACCGACCTCATCGCCGGCGTCGCCGACGCGAGCTCCGCTGCCGCGCTCGCCGAACTCGGCCACGCCGGAGCCGAGATCGCCGAATCGACCGTGCTCGACGAGGCCGGCCGGTGAGGGTGGCCGGCAACGCGAAGGCACCGACCCTCTACGCGGAAGCGCCCGACGGCGTGCTGGTCGGGTACCACGTGCACGGCCGCGACGAGGGTGGCGGTGGCGGGGCCGCCGATGCCGCGCTGCCGCCGGTGCTCCTCGTGCACGGCTTCGCCTCCACTGGGCAGGTCACGTGGGAGGGCACGGGCTGGGTGAGCGCGCTGCTCGCGGCGGGGCGCGCGGTGATCACGCTCGACCTCCGCGGTCACGGTGAGAGCGACAAGCCGGTCGACGCCGACTCGTACACGCCCGAGCTGCTCGGTGCCGACCTCCTCGCAGTGCTCGACTCCGCCGGGGCCGACCTGGTCGACGTGATCGGCTACTCGATGGGCAACCGGGTCGTGTCGGCGCTGACGAGCCTCGCCCCCGACCGGGTGCGGCGAGTCGTCATCGGCGGTGCAGGGCCGCGAGAGCTCTTCGCATCATGGGATCTCGACGACGCGCGCGCGGTGCTCCTCCGCGGCGAGCCCGCGCGCAATCCGGTCATCGAGCAAGTGCTGCGACCGGCGATCGCCGCCGGTGCCGACCGCGAGGCGCTCCTCGCCTGCATCGCGGGCGTCCAAGGCTCCCCGCTCTCGATCCCGGGCGACACTCCGACGCTCTTCGTCGCCGGCGAGAACGATCCGGTCCCCGAGGGAGCGCAGGAGCTCGCTCGCGAGTGGGGGAGCGACTACGTCTCGATCCCGGGGCGCGACCACGTGTCGACGCTCACCGCGCGCGCCTTCAAGGACGCCGCGATCGCGTTCCTCGCCTGAGGATGCGGGGGAGGCCGCCGCGGGTGAACTGTTGCCGCGGGCTACAGGGTGTTGCCGAGCTTGAATCCGTGCGCCTCGTCGTCCTTTCGGGTGTACGAGAAGCCGTCGGCGCCGATCGTGACCTCCATCTCGGAGTCATCGGTGCGGGCGACCACGGGCCGCGGGTTGCCGTCGAGGTCCAGCACGAGCGAGGCATCCGTGTACCAGCTCGGCACCACCGGATTGCCCCACCAGTCGCGGCGCTGGTTGTCGTGCACGTCCCAGGTGACGACGGGGTTGTCGGGGTCGCCCGTGTAGTAGTCCTGCGTGTAGATCTCGACACGGTGCCCATCGGGGTCGCGCAGGTACAGGTAGAACGCGTTCGAGACGCCGTGACGGCCGGGCCCGCGCTCGATCACATCCGACAGGCGAAGCGCGCCGAGCTTGTCGCAGATCGCGATGATGTTGTGCTTCTCGTGCGTCGAGAACGCCATGTGGTGCATGCGGGGGCCATCGCCGCCGGTCATGGCAGTGTCGTGCACGGTCGGCTTGCGGCGCATCCATGCCGCATACGTCGTGCCCGCTTCGTCCTGGATGTCCTCCGTCACGCGGAATCCGAGGTCCTCCATGTACGCGACGGCGCGTGGCACATCGGGCGTGACCTGGTTGAAGTGGTCGAGCCGCACGAGCGTGCCGGGCGTGTAGAGGTCGTAGCGCCAGGCGAGGCGCTCGACGTGCTCGACCTCGTGGAAGAACTCGTACGGGAATCCGAGCGGGTCCTCGACGCGCACCGAGTCGCCGATGCCCTTCGTGAAACCCTCGGTGCGGCGTTCGACGCGGCATCCGAGCTCCTCGTAGAAGGCGACCGCGCGATCGAGGTCCTCGGGGGTCCGCACCCGGTAGGAGAATGCGGCGGCGGCGGCCACCGGGCCCGCCCGCAGCACGAGGTTGTGGTGGATGAACTCCTCCATCGATCGGAGGTAGACCGCGTCGTCGTCCTCCTCGGTCACCACGAGCCCGAGCACGTCCACGTAGAACGCACGCGAGGCGGCGAGGTCGGTGACGATGAGTTCCATGTAGGCGGCGCGCACGATGTCGGGCGGCGTTGCGGAAGGGGTGGGGATGCGATTCGCGGGAGCGGGCGCCGGGATCGGATCGGTCGTCGTGACGACGGGTTCGGGGATCTGCATGTCAGCTTCCTTGCTGGGGAGGACGGGAGGAACGGGCGGCGAGCGGATGCCGCGAGCAGCGGCATCCGCTCAGGGGTTCGCGGTGGCGACCGGCGCGGTCTCGCGGCGGGTGCCGAAGCGCGGTGAGTGCGCCTCGTTGAGGGTGATGTGCACCGCCTGCTGGTCGGTGTAGAAGTCGATCGAGCGGTAGCCGCCCTCGTGCCCGAGCCCCGACGCCTTGACGCCGCCGAACGGGGTGCGCAGGTCGCGCACGTTGTTCGAGTTCAGCCACACCATGCCCGCCTCGACGGACTGGGCGAAATTGTGCGCGCGCTGCAGGTCGTTCGTCCAGATGTAGGCCGCGAGGCCGTACTTGACGCCGTTCGCGAGGGCGAGGGCCTCGTCGTCGGTATCGAACGGGGTGATCGCCACGACCGGCCCGAAGATCTCCTCCTGGAAGATCCGGGCATCGGCCGGGACATCCGCGAACACCGTGGGGGCGACGTAGTTGCCGGTGTCGAGGCCGTCGGGGCGTCCGCCGCCGGCGACGAGGCGACCCTCGCCCTTGCCGATCTCGACGTAGCCCATGACCTTGTCGTAGTGCTCGGGGTGCACGAGCGCGCCGACCTCGGTGGCGGGGTCGTGCGGGTCGCCGACCACGATGTTGCGCGCGCGCTCGGCATACCGCGACACGAAGTCGTCGTAGATCGCGCGCTCGACGAGGATGCGCGAGCCCGCGGTGCAGCGCTCGCCGTTGAGCGAGAACACGCCGAACACGGTGGCGTCGAGCGCCGCCTCGAGATCGGCGTCGGCGAACACGACGGCGGGCGACTTGCCCCCGAGCTCCATCGACAGGCCCTTCAGGAACGGGGCGGCGTTCGCGAAGATGAGCTGCCCGGTCGAGCTCTCACCGGTGAAGGAGATGAGCGGGACATCCGGATGCTTCACGAGCGCGTCGCCCGCCTCTTCGCCGAGCCCGTTCACGAGGTTGAACACGCCGTCGGGCACGCCCGCTTCGCGGAAGATCTCGGCCCACAGCGACGCGGAGAGGGGCGTGAACTCGGCCGGCTTGAGCACGACGGTGTTGCCGGTGGCGAGCGCCGGGGCGAGCTTCCAGGATTCGAGCATGAACGGCGTGTTCCACGGCGTGATGAGACCCGCGACGCCGATGGGCTTGCGGTTCACGTAGTTCACCTGCCGGCCGGGGACCTTGTAGGTGTCATCGCGCTGGGCGACGATGAGGTCCGCGAAGAAGCGGAAGTTCTCGGCGGCCCGTTGCGCCTGGCCGAGCGCCTGGGTGATCGGCAGGCCGGTGTCGAAGGTCTCGAGCTCGGCGAGGCGGCGGTCGCTCGCTTCGACGAGGTCCGCGATGCGATGCAGCACGCGGGCCCGGGCGCGGGGCAGCATGCGCGGCCACGGTCCGTCGGTGAACGCGCGCCGGGCGGCGGCGACCGCGAGGTCGACATCGGCCCGCTGGCCGGCTGCGGCCTGGACGTAGGTCTCGTTCGAGACCGGGTCGAGCACGTCGAAGGTCTCGCCGCCGACCGAGTCGACGAACTCCCCGTCGATGAAGTGCCGGATGCGGTCGGGGAGCCCCTCGGGGATGTGGTGGGTCATTGCGGTCCTACTCGGTTGCGGTTGCGGTTGCGGCTGCGGTTGCCGCCGCGGTCGTGATCGTGGTCTCGGTGGAGGTGGCCTCGGACGTGGCGGTCGCGACCGGCGCCGCTGCGGCGCGCGTCTTGTGCGCCGACTGGTAGGCGAGCATCGCGTCGA harbors:
- the tmk gene encoding dTMP kinase; amino-acid sequence: MSPTGLFITLEGGDGSGKTTQAERLAEWLAGEGRTVLRTREPGGTEVGIEVREIVLHHRGDITPRAEALLYAADRAHHVATVVRPALGRGDVVIQDRYIDSSVAYQGAGRVLDPDAVRRLSEWATEGLRPDLTILLDLDADAARGRLDEARTRFDRLEAEASEFHDRVRSAYLELAAAEPERFLVIDAALPVDEIAAAIRDRVAGLL
- a CDS encoding DNA polymerase III subunit delta' yields the protein MSVWSELTGQDAAIALFRAAAESARAPAGAGAQQMTHSWLVTGPPGSGRSNLAFAFATALISGDPDGDATTRIQVEARSHPDLHVLATEGVIIKRDDVREIVKRSHYSPSVGRHRVIIVEDADRMTEQTSNFLLKELEEPPERTVWILCAPSEADLIPTIRSRVRSVRLQVPSITDVAALLERRDGVDPVLAERAAREAQSHIGMAHRLATNDEARRRRRETLELALAVRSAATAVATAARFLEIAGEDAKAITELRDAEERANALHSLGVAPGQAVPSALRPQLKALEDDQKRRATRSLRDGIDRILVDLSSLFRDILLVQLAADVELVNREMLAAIEAAAASASPARTLATLDAIQEARTRIDGNVAPALALEAMLVSAIRRPTTERGAA
- a CDS encoding alpha/beta hydrolase, giving the protein MTARPTQPITRRMPRGGRRAAVAAGIAALLALSGCSPSFFGSPQQPDSTPTGEQVDAELEPFYTQVLEWESCGEAMGCATATAPLDWENPDAGEIELALVRHLATGDRIGSLLVNPGGPGGSGYDFVKDTLAFAVGEPLQQRFDVVGFDPRGVSRSTAVACYDDAAMDEFLYGVIPAERGSDEWITAAGANARAFGEACSDQTGDLLANVDTVSAARDLDLLRAILGDEELNYLGYSYGTFLGATYAELYPEKVGRLVLDGAIDPSASDFDVNQAQAVGFEGSLRGYLEQCLAGDDCPFDGTVDAAMDEVGRLLASVDQSPLRGSDGRMLGADALFTAIIYPLYSPDTWLYLNDLFETVMFGDADVALTFADAYYGRDADGTYLDNSFEAFRAVNCLDYTYQSDVAVMRENAALLAEAAPTMGPYMAYGDLGCANWPYRAERERSQIHAEGAAPILVVGTTGDPATPYDWAVALAEQLESGVLVTYDGEGHTAYNKSNACVSDAVESYFIDGTVPAEDPKC
- a CDS encoding GDSL-type esterase/lipase family protein, yielding MTTKSRTRRLATLVSASFLIAGTAIFSALPAQAAPGQPGSSSGKVAYAALGDSYAAGVGGGEYLDPCFRSPNSYASIVADGPGMVHVALRGCASASTTDVVRTQLAGLDHRTKLVTLTVGANDLGLDALSAACLGGPIDLCLAAIAAAQANLGPLAASLSATLAAIDAAAPKATVIVTGYPLLVNAPADQMQALVNAGVAALNDVIEATVMAAGDDFVYVDVESEFAGHGLGSADPWLVGPPAPDAFHPNAAGYAAYADAILAAI
- a CDS encoding Gfo/Idh/MocA family protein: MTDRLRWGILATGGIARLFTNDLKLNGFTVQAVGSRSQQSADAFAAEFEIPTAHGSYEALVADPDVDVIYVSTPHPMHASNAMLALEAGKHVLIEKPFAVNAGEAQAIADLARAKGVLVLEAMWTRYLPHMVRIREIIAAGTLGEVRTLMADHTQLLSDDPTHRINALELGGGALLDLGIYPISFAWDLFGEPVTVQATATFKGTGADAQVATVFGYEGGRVASTLSASDTKGPNVASVLGTLARIDIDEVWYTPTSFRVVAADGTVIEEYSSEVVGRGMHFQAEAVERLVAEGNLTGDVLPIDETVAILGTLDAIRGQIGLRYPGE
- a CDS encoding D-alanyl-D-alanine carboxypeptidase/D-alanyl-D-alanine-endopeptidase produces the protein MHPHRAPVFLTSVATFAKQHRLALAMAGGVLAVALLGTGAVFAGSALAPDGDADPVAVTAPTPTPTPTADPARPVPAAAAPASRIRTCSVADRAADGRLANLQAQVMNAATGEVLYDRGGTTSSRTASVMKVLTSAAALAVLGPDHRATTTVVKGAEPGSVVLVGGGDVTLSRTPSGTETVYPGAAHLDELARQVRDAWAADPSNPPLTKLVLDASFFSGDEWEPSWEIAERELGYMSNITALMVDGDRDDPGSNTSWRSPDPVGRAGDAFAGELGGISVIERGTAPAGAQQLGQVASPTVAQLVDKALVVSDNTVAEMLARLVAIETGSGNTFTAINAGVLQGLAAYGLDTTGITVVDGSGLSDNNAVPPSYLTRLFVKINAREAHLGVIMDGLPVSGQRGSLSYSDRFSGDSAVADGAVFAKTGWIDSGYTLSGVVHAQDGATLTFAIYALGDVSDDTKQAIDILTTGFFLCGDNLSNR